From one Anabas testudineus chromosome 18, fAnaTes1.2, whole genome shotgun sequence genomic stretch:
- the trmt10b gene encoding tRNA methyltransferase 10 homolog B, translating into MAHIPTDECEMQLNGVSEAMDLLHIDVETDLVKDKPGREDVQYSRNVLRKQRHWERQLAAKKSKRKEEKQRRKLNRKQESGAGADGAKFSKRVMKAITKERLAEAQCTGLKLCVDLSMTDCMSDKEISRLAGQLRRLYGSNKKAARPFHLFLTELREDSRLYRECVRMNDGFLNYTMDITEDSCLDLFPAEALIYLSPDAEEALETVDADKVYVLGGLVDESIQKKLSFSRARELRICTARLPIDEYMVRKSNTKNFHSKILSVNQVFDILLTFCDTGSWREALQAWFPLGKGYVVAPDESSEFPATQTLDY; encoded by the exons atgGCACATATTCCCACTGATGAGTGTGAAATGCAGCTGAACGGAGTTTCTGAGGCGATGGATCTGCTTCACATAGATGTGGAGACTGATTTGGTGAAAGACAAACCTGGGAGAGAAGATGTACAGTATTCA AGGAACGTGTTGAGGAAGCAGCGACACTGGGAGAGGCAGCTTGCTGCAAAGAAGAgcaagaggaaagaagaaaagcaaaggaGGAAGCTCAATCGTAAGCAGGAGTCAG GTGCTGGTGCTGACGGTGCTAAGTTTTCCAAACGGGTCATGAAGGCAATCACCAAAGAACGTTTAGCTGAGGCCCAGTGCACAGGACTCAAACTGTGTGTTGACCTGAGTATGACAGACTGCATGTCCGACAAG GAGATAAGTCGGCTGGCTGGCCAGTTAAGAAGGCTGTACGGTTCAAATAAGAAGGCAGCGCGACCGTTTCACCTGTTCCTCACAGAGCTGCGCGAGGACAGTCGTCTTTACAGAGAGTGTGTACGAATGAATGACGGTTTCCTCAACTACACt ATGGACATTACAGAGGACAGTTGTCTGGACTTGTTTCCAGCAGAAGCTCTGATCTACCTCTCACCAGATGCTGAAGAAG ctttgGAAACAGTAGATGCAGACAAGGTGTATGTCCTCGGTGGTCTTGTAGATGAAAGCATCCAGAAG AAGTTGAGCTTCTCACGGGCCAGAGAACTGAGGATCTGCACAGCGAGGCTGCCAATAGATGAGTACATGGTGAGGAAAAGCAACACCAAAAACTTCCACTCAAAGATCCTGTCAGTTAATCAAG TCTTTGACATCTTGTTGACCTTCTGTGATACTGGTAGCTGGAGAGAAGCCCTGCAGGCATGGTTCCCCCTGGGGAAGGGTTATGTCGTTGCACCAGATGAATCCTCAGAATTTCCTGCAACACAGACTCTCGATTATTGA
- the LOC113157277 gene encoding C-X-C motif chemokine 6-like yields MKTALPRIVLLACMVICVSASRTILQCRCVKTSKVVNPSQIVDIKVNELSSYCSRKEVIVQLKDNISMCLDPQAPFTIKLLKAWNEKMKNTTRSKTTTTASRTTSATVVHSL; encoded by the exons ATGAAGACTGCACTCCCTCGCATCGTCCTCCTGGCCTGCATGGTTATTTGCGTTTCTGCAAGCAGGA CTATTCTTCAATGCCGGTGTGTAAAAACAAGCAAAGTGGTGAATCCATCTCAAATTGTAGACATCAAGGTGAATGAACTAAGTTCATATTGCAGCAGAAAAGAAGTCAT TGTCCAGCTGAAAGATAACATCTCAATGTGCCTTGATCCCCAAGCACCTTTCACCATAAAACTCCTGAAAGCATG GAACGAGAAGATGAAGAACACCACACGCTCAAAGACAACAACCACAGCATCACGCACAACATCAGCCACAGTAGTGCATTCATTGTGA
- the LOC113157276 gene encoding growth-regulated alpha protein-like gives MKTALTRIVLLACMVICFSALSASKSIFQCRCVKISKMVNPSQIVDIKVNEPSSYCSRKEVIVQLKDNISACLDPKAPFTIRLLKVWNEKMKNTIRSKTTTTTLTITSTTKSRTTSATVVQSL, from the exons ATGAAGACTGCACTCACTCGTATCGTTCTTCTGGCCTGTATGGTTATTtgcttttctgctctttctgcAAGCAAGA GTATTTTTCAGTGCCGGTGTgtaaaaataagcaaaatgGTGAATCCATCTCAAATTGTAGACATCAAGGTGAATGAACCAAGTTCATATTGCAGCAGAAAAGAAGTCAT TGTCCAGCTGAAAGATAACATCTCAGCATGTCTTGATCCCAAAGCACCATTCACCATAAGACTCCTGAAAGTATG GAACGAGAAGATGAAGAACACCATACGTTCAAAGACAACAACCACAACTTTAACCATAACATCAACCACAAAATCACGCACAACATCAGCCACAGTAGTGCAGTCATTGTGA
- the LOC113157088 gene encoding interleukin-8-like — protein sequence MKLYILLVLGTLFVIINGLPPISRDFNSHCRCLQVESRIIPPDSLRSIKLFPEGPHCAETEIIAELMNKEKVCLNPKSTWVKKLISFVLEKQLHHQGNAPKKSQVPN from the exons ATGAAGCTGTACATCCTGCTCGTGCTTGGGACCCTGTTTGTCATCATTAATG GCTTGCCGCCGATCAGCAGAGACTTCAACAGCCACTGTCGGTGTCTGCAGGTGGAGTCGAGGATCATCCCTCCAGACAGTCTGAGGAGCATCAAGCTTTTCCCTGAAGGGCCTCACTGCGCAGAAACTGAAATCAT agCTGAGCTGATGAACAAGGAGAAGGTCTGTCTGAACCCAAAGTCCACCTGGGTGAAGAAGCTGATCAGCTTTGTTCTTGAGAAGCAGCTGCACCACCAGGGAAATGCACCCAAGAAATCCCAAGTTCCcaattaa